The following proteins come from a genomic window of Deinococcus sp. KSM4-11:
- a CDS encoding ABC transporter permease, giving the protein MLRFLTARVGQSVLVLLVASLITFSLVFLLPADPARLVAGPSASVATVNSIRHELGLDQGFVVQYGRYLGHLVQGDLGQSYKQQTGVTALIGSRIVPTLQLMLGAVALELLIGLPLGILAALTRGRWPDRVAMVFAFVGVSAPQFWLALTLVYVLAYDLRMFPLGGYGGLSHLFLPALTLGIGGAGWYARVMRSSLLDVLSRDYIRTARAKGVSARGVVLRHALRNAAMPIISMIGLDIGTFMGGVVVVESVFGWPGLGRLVWDAIRVVDIPVIMGVVIFSAALITLGNLLADALQPLIDPRTRFD; this is encoded by the coding sequence GTGCTGCGCTTCCTGACGGCCCGCGTGGGCCAGAGCGTGCTGGTGCTGCTGGTGGCGTCGCTGATCACCTTCAGCCTGGTGTTCCTGCTGCCCGCCGATCCGGCGCGGCTGGTGGCCGGGCCGAGCGCCAGCGTGGCGACCGTGAATTCGATCCGGCACGAGCTGGGTCTGGACCAGGGCTTTGTGGTGCAGTACGGGCGGTACCTGGGGCACCTCGTGCAGGGTGACCTGGGCCAGTCGTACAAGCAGCAGACGGGCGTGACGGCGCTGATCGGCTCGCGGATCGTGCCCACGCTGCAGCTGATGCTGGGCGCGGTGGCGCTGGAACTGCTGATCGGACTGCCGCTCGGGATCCTGGCGGCGCTCACGCGGGGGCGCTGGCCCGACCGGGTGGCCATGGTGTTCGCCTTCGTGGGCGTCTCGGCCCCGCAGTTCTGGCTGGCCCTGACGCTGGTGTACGTGCTCGCGTACGACCTGCGCATGTTCCCGCTGGGCGGCTACGGGGGCCTGTCACACCTGTTCCTGCCGGCGCTGACGCTCGGGATCGGTGGGGCCGGGTGGTACGCGCGGGTGATGCGCTCGAGCCTGCTGGACGTCCTGAGCCGCGACTACATCCGCACGGCGCGGGCCAAGGGGGTCAGCGCGCGCGGCGTGGTGCTCCGGCACGCGCTGCGCAACGCCGCGATGCCCATCATCTCCATGATCGGGCTGGACATCGGCACCTTCATGGGCGGCGTGGTCGTCGTGGAGAGCGTGTTCGGCTGGCCGGGCCTGGGCCGGCTGGTGTGGGACGCCATCCGCGTGGTGGACATCCCCGTGATCATGGGCGTGGTGATCTTCAGCGCCGCGCTGATCACGCTCGGGAACCTGCTGGCCGACGCCCTGCAACCCCTGATCGACCCGCGCACCCGCTTCGACTGA
- a CDS encoding gamma-glutamyltransferase family protein: protein MVATSQPLAAQAGLSLLQAGGNAVDAAIAAAAALTVVEPTSNGIGSDLFALVHMDGQLHGLNASGRAPAALTLDALPDRTLPSHGWLPVTVPGTVRGWADLHARFGRRPFEEVLAPAIHYARHGYPLSPVLAANWQRGIQIHRTRRGPEFGPWLDTFAPDGFTAPVGALWASEAHARTLEAIAASRGESFYAGALAAQIDAFARQTGGLLTGDDLAAHVSEWVTPIQTAYRGHLVHEIPPNGQGIAALIALGILDGVELPEHRDDARGLHVQIEAMKLAFADALRHVADPQHVPVPVDALLDPAYFAARRALIGETALEPEPGDPNAHGTVYLAAADGDGGLVSLIQSNYMGFGSGVVVPGTGIALHNRGHNFSVDAAHPNVLAPGKRPYHTIIPGFLSRDDGTPLGPFGVMGGFMQPQGHVQVVLNTLRYGMNPQQALDAPRWQWLAGKTVEVEHELGGAVSRALQARGHDVRVQLNPNAFGRGQIIWRDPVTGVLTGGSESRTDGQVAAF from the coding sequence ATGGTCGCCACCAGCCAGCCGCTCGCGGCGCAGGCGGGCCTGAGCCTGCTGCAGGCGGGAGGCAACGCCGTGGACGCCGCGATTGCCGCCGCCGCCGCGCTGACGGTCGTGGAACCGACCAGCAACGGGATCGGCAGCGACCTGTTCGCCCTGGTGCACATGGACGGCCAGCTGCATGGCCTGAACGCCTCCGGTCGGGCACCGGCGGCCCTCACCCTGGACGCGCTGCCGGATCGCACGCTTCCGTCGCACGGCTGGCTGCCCGTCACGGTGCCGGGCACGGTGCGCGGCTGGGCCGACCTGCACGCGCGCTTCGGGCGTCGGCCCTTCGAGGAGGTGCTCGCGCCCGCGATCCACTACGCCCGGCACGGGTATCCCCTGTCGCCCGTGCTGGCCGCGAACTGGCAGCGCGGCATCCAGATTCACCGCACGCGCCGCGGCCCGGAATTCGGGCCGTGGCTGGACACCTTCGCGCCGGACGGCTTCACGGCGCCGGTCGGAGCGCTGTGGGCCTCCGAGGCGCACGCGCGGACGCTGGAGGCCATCGCGGCCTCGCGGGGCGAGAGCTTCTATGCAGGCGCCCTGGCCGCGCAGATCGACGCCTTCGCACGGCAGACCGGTGGTCTCCTGACCGGCGATGACCTCGCCGCGCACGTGTCTGAGTGGGTCACTCCAATCCAGACCGCCTACCGGGGCCACCTGGTGCACGAGATTCCGCCGAACGGGCAGGGCATCGCGGCCCTGATCGCGCTCGGGATCCTGGACGGCGTGGAGCTGCCGGAGCACCGGGACGACGCGCGGGGCCTGCACGTGCAGATTGAGGCGATGAAACTGGCCTTCGCAGACGCCCTGCGCCACGTGGCCGATCCGCAGCACGTGCCGGTGCCGGTCGACGCGCTCCTCGACCCGGCGTACTTCGCGGCCCGGCGCGCATTGATCGGCGAGACGGCGCTGGAACCCGAACCCGGCGATCCGAACGCGCACGGCACCGTATACCTCGCGGCGGCCGACGGCGACGGCGGGCTGGTCAGCCTGATCCAGAGCAACTACATGGGCTTCGGCAGCGGCGTGGTCGTGCCCGGCACCGGCATCGCCCTGCACAACCGGGGCCATAATTTCAGCGTGGACGCCGCGCACCCGAATGTCCTCGCGCCGGGCAAACGGCCGTACCACACCATCATTCCCGGCTTCCTGTCGCGGGACGACGGCACGCCGCTGGGGCCGTTCGGGGTGATGGGCGGGTTCATGCAGCCGCAGGGGCACGTGCAGGTGGTGCTGAATACCCTACGCTACGGCATGAACCCCCAGCAGGCCCTGGACGCCCCGCGCTGGCAGTGGCTGGCAGGCAAGACGGTCGAGGTGGAACATGAACTCGGCGGGGCGGTGTCGCGGGCTTTGCAGGCGCGCGGGCACGACGTTCGCGTGCAGCTCAACCCGAATGCCTTCGGGCGCGGGCAGATCATCTGGCGTGACCCCGTGACCGGGGTGCTGACCGGCGGCAGCGAATCCCGCACGGACGGGCAGGTGGCCGCCTTCTGA
- a CDS encoding ABC transporter substrate-binding protein — MKLTAAFLSTTLVLGLAHAQQRGGEMTVSYKDDVTTLDPAIGYDWQNWPMEKMVFDGLLDYTPGTTTLVPRLAAKLPDVSADGRSYTFTLRSGVKFHNGRGLTASDVKYTLERVIDPKTKSPGQSFFLGIAGAQAFADGKAKEVTGIKVLSPTRVRITLSAPNAAFLNIMAMNFAFIVPREAVAAAKGDFGHKPVGTGPFTMTAWVSGQSLTFKRNPAYFLPALPYLDGVTVKVGTDPSVAYLGLQRGEVDLLGDGIPPAQFLQAKNDPQLKDNIISKTQVNTSYLSINTQMNELKDVRVRQAINHAVDKTKIIRIINGRGEVARGVLPPLMPGYDKTAKGYDYSPDKAKALLKAAGLASGFSTTLYTNSTDPNPRIAQSIQQDLAQVGIKVEIKSQAQGTVIEAAGSRNTAPLVWSGGMAWTQDFPDPSDFYGPILSCGSAVPGGWNWSWYCDKALDAQAAKADAMTRPAQRAARLKMYSAIFKTLNDQAVWVPIFHEVRYMMHSDRLQGTEAEFVDPIHLIGYERLWVKK; from the coding sequence ATGAAACTGACCGCTGCTTTCCTGAGCACCACCCTCGTGTTGGGTCTCGCGCACGCGCAGCAGCGCGGCGGGGAGATGACCGTGTCGTACAAGGACGACGTGACGACCCTCGATCCGGCCATCGGCTACGACTGGCAGAACTGGCCGATGGAGAAGATGGTCTTCGACGGCCTGCTCGATTACACCCCGGGCACGACCACGCTGGTGCCGCGGCTCGCGGCGAAGCTGCCGGACGTGTCGGCCGACGGGAGGTCGTACACCTTCACCCTCAGAAGCGGCGTGAAGTTCCACAACGGCCGGGGGCTCACTGCCAGCGACGTGAAGTACACCCTGGAACGCGTGATCGACCCGAAGACCAAGAGCCCCGGCCAGAGCTTCTTCCTGGGCATTGCGGGCGCGCAGGCCTTTGCCGACGGCAAGGCGAAGGAGGTCACCGGGATCAAGGTGCTCAGCCCCACCCGCGTGCGGATCACGCTGAGCGCGCCGAACGCCGCGTTCCTGAACATCATGGCCATGAACTTCGCGTTCATCGTGCCGAGGGAAGCCGTGGCCGCCGCGAAGGGCGATTTCGGGCACAAGCCGGTCGGCACCGGGCCGTTCACCATGACCGCGTGGGTGAGCGGGCAGTCGCTGACCTTCAAGCGCAATCCCGCGTACTTCCTGCCCGCCCTGCCGTACCTCGACGGCGTGACGGTGAAGGTCGGCACCGACCCCTCGGTCGCGTACCTGGGGCTCCAGCGCGGCGAGGTCGACCTGCTGGGCGACGGCATTCCGCCCGCCCAGTTCCTCCAGGCGAAGAACGATCCGCAGCTCAAGGACAACATCATCTCCAAGACGCAGGTGAACACATCGTACCTGAGCATCAACACGCAGATGAATGAACTGAAGGACGTGCGGGTGCGGCAGGCGATCAACCACGCGGTCGACAAGACGAAGATCATCCGCATCATCAACGGGCGCGGCGAGGTGGCCCGTGGCGTGCTGCCGCCCCTGATGCCGGGGTACGACAAAACCGCGAAGGGCTACGACTACAGCCCGGACAAGGCCAAGGCGCTGCTCAAGGCCGCGGGGCTGGCCAGCGGTTTCAGCACGACCCTGTACACGAACTCCACCGATCCGAACCCGCGCATCGCGCAGAGCATCCAGCAGGACCTCGCGCAGGTGGGCATCAAGGTGGAGATCAAGAGCCAGGCGCAGGGCACCGTGATCGAGGCGGCAGGCAGCAGGAACACCGCGCCACTGGTGTGGTCAGGCGGCATGGCGTGGACGCAGGACTTCCCGGATCCCAGCGACTTCTACGGCCCGATCCTGTCCTGTGGCAGCGCCGTGCCCGGTGGCTGGAACTGGTCGTGGTACTGCGACAAGGCGCTGGACGCCCAGGCGGCGAAGGCGGACGCCATGACCAGGCCCGCCCAGCGGGCGGCGCGGCTGAAGATGTATAGCGCCATCTTCAAGACGCTGAACGACCAGGCCGTGTGGGTGCCCATCTTCCACGAGGTGCGCTACATGATGCACTCGGATCGCCTGCAGGGCACGGAGGCCGAGTTCGTCGATCCGATCCACCTGATCGGCTACGAGCGGTTGTGGGTGAAGAAATGA
- a CDS encoding acetamidase/formamidase family protein: MTEKAPVKCTIHDHHIGWDHDLPPAVTVTPGETVAFEVLDASGGQLGPGATLDDLKALDFGKVNPVTGPVYVEGAEPGDALIVEILEFVPSGVGWTANIPGFGLLADEFPDPYLKLWTYTADRAEFLPGIQIPVRPFTGTIGNALAEAGQHSVVPPRRVGGNMDIRDLTAGTRLLLPVEVPGALFSVGDTHAAQGDGEVCGTAIESAMQVTLRFGLQKAAHFSAPRFRTAGPVTRHIDALGYDVTTGVGPDLYAASRDAVRAMIDHLGREYGLGPEDAYLLCSVAADLRISEIVDAPNWLVSLYLPRQVFGPSGSRPS; the protein is encoded by the coding sequence ATGACAGAGAAGGCCCCGGTGAAGTGCACCATCCATGACCACCACATCGGCTGGGACCACGACCTCCCGCCCGCCGTGACGGTCACGCCGGGCGAGACGGTCGCCTTCGAGGTGCTGGATGCCAGCGGCGGACAGCTCGGGCCGGGCGCCACGCTGGACGACCTGAAGGCGCTGGATTTCGGGAAGGTGAATCCCGTGACCGGCCCCGTGTACGTGGAGGGCGCCGAGCCGGGCGACGCGCTGATCGTGGAGATCCTGGAGTTCGTGCCGTCGGGGGTGGGCTGGACGGCAAACATTCCCGGGTTCGGTCTGCTGGCCGACGAGTTCCCGGATCCCTACCTGAAGCTGTGGACGTACACGGCGGACAGGGCGGAGTTCCTGCCGGGCATCCAGATTCCGGTCCGGCCGTTCACGGGTACCATCGGCAATGCGCTGGCTGAGGCGGGCCAGCACTCGGTGGTGCCGCCGCGCCGGGTGGGCGGGAACATGGACATCCGCGACCTGACGGCCGGCACGCGCCTGCTGCTGCCGGTGGAAGTCCCCGGCGCGCTGTTCAGCGTGGGCGACACGCACGCCGCACAGGGCGACGGTGAGGTCTGCGGCACGGCCATCGAGTCGGCCATGCAGGTCACGCTGCGATTCGGGCTCCAGAAGGCCGCGCACTTCAGCGCGCCGCGCTTCCGGACGGCCGGGCCGGTCACGCGGCACATCGACGCCCTGGGCTACGACGTGACCACCGGCGTGGGGCCGGACCTGTATGCGGCCTCGCGGGACGCCGTGCGGGCCATGATCGACCACCTGGGGCGCGAATACGGCCTGGGGCCGGAGGACGCCTACCTGCTGTGCTCGGTGGCTGCGGACCTGCGCATCAGCGAGATCGTGGACGCCCCGAACTGGCTGGTCAGCCTGTACCTGCCCCGGCAGGTCTTCGGGCCGTCCGGTTCCCGGCCTTCATGA
- a CDS encoding bifunctional diguanylate cyclase/phosphodiesterase — protein MTPAFPAAAATLTSMGVVLLAALVLGVPAFDRIAQRGRGRRQALAAGTILAGGVWGVQMALLSRRGVNLPGIHLALSGLAAVALCCGLFLWYRHYAANRPALTSTGMLIAVVLSLAAGVAQVPGVSVTWAAVAALLAASVVGWSASWLAGRASRARPWPPARPLALIAMGNGLLIGGVQHTMLRFLPDSAAAPLAPLSPIGLATAAIILVVVAAALYSDVQLRRSHTLDRLAQERTADLARERDLHVALLESLNDQVIVCDADGQLVGHNDGATRLHGRTPLATLAPDWAREYGLYTPDFARHLDLLDVPLYRALSGEAVRDAVIGVETGGVRRVMTCNANPIRDAQGQRIGAVVAMNDVTEREQARAELRRTAARHAEIINTLDEGLLLLDLNGAILTVNARTLDLLHWTGPPPGSLDELTGTVSSRSAQGFALGVRAESFMQIMQGATTVTETITEITRRDSSVVWLRSRAQGLFQDGQLTGILYVLADVTDRQELREELHRLSRFEALTNLPNRLHFQHLAAHSPATPERTVVTAQCVNITELRRLGRAQLADALAVRFSRELMAAYPDALQFGQLDEQTFVALLPHGSDELPGRLLHPVGVLGEEVFPKVKAGARAWPDDTPVETVLQEAETALQAAQEGKLAPYEVTYLIEQRRTLRTEARLRHALKYLPFTVQYQPIVNLNTGGIVKAEALVRWIDEELGVVPPDQFIPIAERLGQVHRITDFVIEAALVEARRASGLLGRPVRIAVNLSPTELNAPDFMDRVYTLLSVHPDAPELLAFEVTEGAVLKNLTAAVATLTTLRQLGFGLALDDFGTGYSALGMLQHLPIHHLKLDRTFVWGIEGSDRQQILTHSVVELARRLNIDVVAEGIETSMHDLMLREMHCAFGQGYLYSRPTAQPDWQALDGHIGRLGSVGLAG, from the coding sequence GTGACTCCCGCCTTCCCAGCCGCCGCGGCCACCCTGACCAGCATGGGGGTCGTGCTGCTGGCGGCGCTCGTGCTCGGCGTGCCGGCCTTCGACCGGATCGCGCAGCGCGGACGGGGGCGGCGGCAGGCGCTCGCCGCCGGGACGATCCTGGCCGGCGGGGTGTGGGGCGTCCAGATGGCCCTGCTCAGTCGGCGGGGCGTGAACCTGCCCGGCATTCACCTCGCCCTGAGCGGGCTGGCGGCCGTGGCCCTGTGCTGTGGTCTGTTCCTGTGGTACCGGCATTACGCCGCGAACCGGCCCGCCCTGACCTCGACGGGCATGCTGATCGCGGTGGTGCTGTCGCTGGCCGCCGGCGTGGCCCAGGTTCCCGGCGTGAGTGTCACGTGGGCCGCCGTGGCGGCGCTGCTGGCCGCGAGCGTGGTGGGCTGGAGTGCGTCGTGGCTCGCCGGACGGGCCAGCCGCGCCAGACCATGGCCCCCGGCCCGGCCGCTGGCACTGATCGCCATGGGGAATGGCCTGCTGATCGGTGGCGTGCAACACACCATGCTGCGGTTCCTGCCAGACAGCGCGGCGGCACCCCTCGCGCCCCTCTCACCCATCGGGCTGGCGACCGCCGCCATCATCCTGGTCGTCGTCGCCGCCGCGCTGTACAGCGACGTCCAGCTGCGCCGCAGCCACACGCTCGACCGGCTGGCGCAGGAACGCACGGCAGATCTGGCGCGGGAACGTGACCTGCACGTGGCCCTGCTGGAGAGCCTCAACGATCAGGTCATCGTGTGCGACGCCGACGGACAACTGGTGGGCCACAACGACGGCGCCACCCGCCTGCACGGCCGCACCCCGCTCGCGACCCTCGCCCCCGACTGGGCGCGCGAATATGGCCTGTACACCCCGGACTTCGCCCGGCACCTCGACCTGCTGGACGTTCCTCTGTACCGCGCCCTGTCCGGGGAGGCCGTCCGGGACGCGGTGATCGGCGTGGAGACCGGGGGCGTGCGGCGCGTGATGACCTGCAACGCCAATCCCATCCGCGACGCTCAGGGGCAGCGCATCGGCGCGGTCGTCGCCATGAACGACGTCACGGAGCGCGAGCAGGCCCGCGCGGAGCTGCGCCGCACAGCCGCCCGTCACGCCGAGATCATCAACACGCTCGATGAGGGGCTGCTGCTGCTGGATCTGAATGGGGCCATCCTGACGGTCAACGCCCGCACGCTGGATCTCCTGCACTGGACCGGCCCCCCGCCGGGTTCGCTCGACGAGTTGACGGGCACGGTCAGCTCGCGCAGCGCCCAGGGCTTCGCGCTCGGGGTGCGCGCGGAGTCTTTCATGCAGATCATGCAGGGTGCCACCACCGTCACGGAGACCATCACGGAGATCACCCGCCGCGACAGCAGCGTCGTGTGGCTGCGCAGCCGCGCCCAGGGTCTGTTCCAGGATGGGCAGCTGACCGGCATCCTGTATGTGCTGGCCGACGTGACCGACCGTCAGGAACTGCGGGAAGAACTGCACCGGCTGTCCCGCTTCGAGGCGCTGACGAACCTGCCCAACCGCCTGCACTTCCAGCATCTGGCCGCCCACTCTCCGGCCACGCCAGAGCGCACTGTGGTCACCGCGCAGTGCGTGAACATCACGGAACTCCGGCGGCTGGGCCGCGCGCAGCTCGCGGACGCCCTGGCCGTGAGGTTCTCGCGGGAACTCATGGCCGCCTACCCGGACGCGCTGCAGTTCGGGCAGCTCGACGAACAGACCTTCGTCGCCCTCCTGCCGCACGGCTCCGATGAGCTGCCGGGACGCCTGCTGCACCCGGTGGGCGTGCTGGGTGAGGAGGTCTTCCCGAAGGTCAAGGCCGGAGCGCGCGCGTGGCCCGACGACACGCCGGTCGAAACCGTTCTCCAGGAGGCCGAGACGGCCCTGCAGGCCGCCCAGGAAGGCAAGCTCGCGCCGTATGAGGTCACCTACCTGATCGAGCAGCGCCGAACCCTGCGCACCGAGGCCCGCCTGCGCCACGCCCTGAAGTACCTGCCGTTCACGGTGCAGTACCAGCCGATCGTGAACCTGAACACGGGCGGCATCGTGAAGGCCGAGGCCCTGGTGCGCTGGATCGACGAGGAACTGGGGGTCGTGCCGCCGGATCAGTTCATTCCGATCGCCGAGCGGCTCGGTCAGGTGCACCGCATCACGGATTTCGTCATCGAGGCGGCGCTGGTCGAGGCGCGCCGCGCGAGCGGCCTGCTGGGGCGCCCCGTGCGCATCGCCGTGAACCTCTCCCCCACCGAGTTGAACGCCCCGGATTTCATGGACCGCGTCTACACGCTGCTGTCCGTCCACCCGGACGCGCCGGAGCTGCTGGCCTTCGAGGTGACCGAGGGGGCCGTCCTGAAGAACCTCACGGCCGCCGTCGCGACGCTCACGACCCTGCGGCAGCTGGGCTTCGGACTCGCCCTGGACGATTTCGGCACCGGCTACTCGGCGCTGGGCATGCTCCAGCACCTGCCGATCCATCACCTCAAGCTCGACCGGACGTTCGTGTGGGGCATCGAGGGCAGCGACCGTCAGCAGATCCTGACGCACAGCGTCGTGGAACTGGCCCGCCGGCTGAATATCGACGTGGTCGCCGAGGGCATCGAGACCAGCATGCACGACCTGATGCTGCGCGAGATGCACTGCGCCTTCGGACAGGGCTACCTGTACAGCCGGCCGACCGCCCAGCCCGACTGGCAGGCGCTGGACGGCCACATCGGCCGCCTTGGCAGCGTCGGCCTGGCCGGATAG
- a CDS encoding ABC transporter permease produces MTVTAPVSPPRPPRRLSAPLRRFLRHKLAVAGVIVLVVFVLAAILAPWIAPDDPSRIFFTEMRAAPGGPHAFGTDELGRDILTRVIYGARVSLSAGLGSVVAAMLAGTGLGLIAGYAGGWLDNVIMRLVDALLALPFLVLAIALAAILGPSLQNTMIAIAIVSAPAFARVTRGEVLAQREREYVQAAQALGARDGRLILRHLLPNISGALTVQTSLAVATAILAESSLSFLGLGVQPPQPSWGSMLNAARGYLAEAPWMAVFPGAAIFLAVLAFNLVGDGLREALDPRGRDA; encoded by the coding sequence ATGACGGTCACAGCGCCCGTCTCTCCCCCCCGCCCGCCCCGCCGGCTGAGTGCCCCCCTGCGCCGCTTCCTGCGCCACAAGCTTGCGGTGGCCGGCGTGATCGTGCTGGTCGTGTTCGTCCTGGCGGCCATCCTCGCACCGTGGATCGCGCCGGACGATCCCAGCCGGATCTTCTTCACCGAGATGCGCGCCGCGCCCGGCGGCCCGCACGCCTTCGGCACGGATGAACTGGGCCGCGACATCCTGACCCGCGTGATCTACGGCGCGCGGGTCTCCCTGAGCGCCGGACTGGGCTCGGTGGTCGCGGCGATGCTCGCGGGCACCGGACTGGGCCTGATCGCCGGGTACGCCGGCGGCTGGCTCGACAACGTGATCATGCGGCTGGTCGATGCCCTGCTGGCCCTGCCGTTCCTGGTCCTGGCCATCGCGCTGGCAGCCATCCTGGGGCCGAGCCTGCAGAACACCATGATCGCCATTGCCATCGTCAGTGCCCCCGCGTTCGCCCGCGTGACGCGGGGTGAAGTGCTCGCGCAGCGTGAGCGCGAGTACGTGCAGGCCGCCCAGGCCCTCGGGGCGCGGGACGGCCGGCTGATCCTGCGGCACCTGCTGCCGAACATCAGCGGGGCCCTGACCGTGCAGACCTCGCTGGCCGTCGCCACGGCGATCCTCGCGGAGTCCAGCCTGAGCTTCCTGGGCCTGGGCGTGCAACCCCCCCAGCCCAGTTGGGGATCGATGCTCAACGCGGCGCGCGGGTACCTGGCCGAGGCCCCGTGGATGGCCGTGTTTCCCGGCGCGGCCATCTTCCTGGCGGTCCTCGCCTTCAACCTGGTCGGCGACGGTCTGCGCGAGGCGCTCGATCCGCGCGGCCGGGACGCCTGA
- a CDS encoding ABC transporter permease, whose amino-acid sequence MIARLLPRRLRRDRVAMLGLGLVLLVVACALGAPWLAPHDPAFQFSEGLTLDGAPRPPDRQFLLGTDLLGRDVLSRLIWGARASLVVGVVANGLAVAIGVLVGAAGGFLGGWAGRAIMRFTDVMMAFPVLLLAIALTAILKPSLWIVALVIALLNWVGVARVAYGQVVALREREFVEAAQALGARPGRVLARHVLPHLIPTALVWGSLGLSTTVLLEATLSFLGVGVQPPTPSWGGIINESQSYLTTAPWLVLFPGLAILLTSLGFNLLGEGLRDALDPTLRGTP is encoded by the coding sequence GTGATCGCGCGGCTGCTGCCCCGGCGGCTGCGGCGCGACCGGGTGGCGATGCTGGGGCTGGGACTGGTGCTGCTGGTCGTGGCGTGCGCGCTCGGCGCTCCGTGGCTCGCGCCGCACGACCCCGCCTTCCAGTTCAGCGAGGGCCTCACGCTGGACGGAGCGCCCCGGCCGCCGGATCGTCAGTTCCTGCTCGGCACGGATCTGCTGGGCCGGGATGTGCTGTCCCGGCTGATCTGGGGCGCGCGGGCTTCTCTCGTGGTCGGCGTGGTCGCCAACGGGCTGGCCGTGGCCATCGGCGTGCTGGTCGGCGCGGCGGGCGGCTTCCTGGGCGGCTGGGCGGGCCGGGCGATCATGCGGTTCACGGACGTGATGATGGCCTTCCCGGTGCTGCTGCTGGCGATTGCGTTGACCGCCATCCTGAAGCCGTCGCTGTGGATCGTGGCGCTGGTGATCGCCCTGCTGAACTGGGTGGGCGTGGCGCGCGTCGCGTACGGACAGGTGGTGGCCCTGCGCGAGCGGGAGTTCGTGGAGGCGGCGCAGGCGCTCGGGGCCCGGCCAGGGCGGGTGCTGGCGCGGCACGTGCTGCCGCACCTGATCCCCACGGCGCTGGTGTGGGGCTCGCTGGGCCTGAGCACCACCGTGCTGCTGGAGGCGACCCTGTCGTTCCTGGGGGTCGGCGTGCAGCCGCCCACGCCGAGCTGGGGCGGGATCATCAACGAGTCGCAGAGCTACCTGACGACCGCGCCGTGGCTGGTGCTGTTTCCGGGACTGGCGATCCTGCTGACGTCGCTGGGCTTCAACCTGCTCGGCGAGGGCCTGCGGGACGCGCTTGATCCGACGCTGCGGGGCACGCCATGA
- a CDS encoding ABC transporter permease, with protein MLVFALRRLMSAIPTLLIVTLVVFAMVKLLPGDPARLILGQEATPQALTELRRSLGLDRPLPAQYVSWLGDILHLDFGRSLQDHTPVGALIAGKLPVTIELAAFSMLIALVISVPAGVLSALRKNTWIDQVMTLFALSGISLPNFFLGILLIYLFSIKLAWIPASGYTDFLENPGRNVLLLLLPAFTLGTYSAAVLTRYLRASLSETLTQDYVRTAHAKGLPGGQVTLRHALRNALIPFMTVFGLQLGGLLGGAVITEQIFSIPGFGRLLVDAVFTRDLPVIQAMVLVSAVAVFAVNFLVDLGYAAADPRIRYA; from the coding sequence TTGCTCGTCTTCGCTCTGCGCCGGCTGATGTCGGCGATACCCACACTCCTGATCGTGACGCTGGTCGTGTTCGCGATGGTCAAGCTGCTCCCCGGCGACCCGGCCCGGCTGATCCTCGGGCAGGAGGCCACGCCGCAGGCCCTGACGGAACTGCGGCGCTCCCTGGGCCTCGACCGGCCCCTGCCCGCGCAGTATGTCTCGTGGCTGGGCGACATCCTGCACCTGGATTTCGGCCGGAGCCTGCAGGATCACACGCCGGTGGGCGCATTGATCGCAGGAAAGTTGCCGGTGACCATCGAGCTCGCGGCCTTCTCGATGCTGATCGCGCTGGTGATCTCCGTTCCGGCCGGGGTGCTCAGCGCGCTGCGGAAGAACACCTGGATCGACCAGGTCATGACCCTGTTCGCGCTCTCGGGAATCAGCCTGCCGAATTTCTTCCTGGGCATCCTGCTGATCTACCTGTTCAGCATCAAGCTGGCGTGGATTCCGGCCAGCGGGTACACGGACTTTCTGGAGAATCCGGGCCGCAACGTGCTGCTGCTGCTGCTCCCGGCCTTCACCCTCGGCACGTACTCGGCGGCGGTGCTGACCCGCTACCTGCGTGCCAGCCTGAGCGAGACGCTGACGCAGGATTACGTCCGCACGGCGCACGCCAAGGGCCTGCCGGGCGGGCAGGTCACGCTGCGGCACGCGCTGCGCAACGCCCTGATTCCGTTCATGACCGTCTTCGGTCTGCAACTCGGCGGGCTGCTGGGCGGCGCGGTCATCACCGAGCAGATCTTCAGCATTCCCGGCTTCGGGCGGCTGCTGGTGGACGCCGTGTTCACCCGTGACCTGCCCGTGATCCAGGCGATGGTGCTGGTCTCGGCGGTCGCGGTGTTCGCCGTGAACTTCCTGGTCGATCTGGGCTATGCGGCGGCCGATCCGCGGATCCGGTACGCATGA